The Cyclopterus lumpus isolate fCycLum1 chromosome 3, fCycLum1.pri, whole genome shotgun sequence genome includes the window GACGATCTCTCTGAGCTCATCTGAATTTATTGCATTTCACAAAAGGTGGCAGAAACAGAAGAAACTATGCTAATATCTACTTCATATATTCAGGAAATCACATtgaaatcaaaaataaatgataatgataatcaGTATAGTTTCTCTTGTGTTGCTTTTCATGAAAAATCCCTCGAAAAGTGGCCCAGTTTATGTTCCTCCCAAAACTCCTTATAAGATAACGCCACACAGGTTGCCAGCTGCTGTTTTGACATGAAtaaggggtcagaggtcaaacggTGATCTCACAGTTTTGACAACATGTGGTCATCATCAGGCCTCACACATCTGCAAGAATGGCATCACACGCCGGGTCATCGCTGCTCTCGGTGAGTTGTTTTGGGCGAGGTTCGTGTGACTCAGAAAAAAGTCCAGAGAGACGTAATCGAAGCAGGAAAATCACTTAACTTGGTTGAACAAAAATCACCAAATTTCACACTGAGGATAGCTTTCATGTTAATATATCATAGTTATGTCAGATTGTTGCTTTTCCGAGAGACACTTTCAATGTCTGTTTATATACCGACTGAATCAGATAAGATGCAGATATAATCGATCATATTTAACTAGTGCATAAAGTGTGTAGAAAAGGGCAGCGATAGCTTTTCAAGTGAATTCATTtcctgctctttttttatttattttttatttaacaaaacgAGATAAGCCCTCTTTTTTGACGCCCCCGAAAGCTCGGGATTGTGGGAAGTTATGCGAGATCTGTGATTACATTTGACAAGAGTTATCTGAACCGTAAAAAAGCACTTGAAGTGATGTTTTCCTTTCGATaccctataataataataatgcatttaatttatatagcgcttttcgtgatactcagacactttacataacgtAATTATAACATTCTAAAagctacaaaaaaataaaaataagaataactaaaattgcaggtaaaacaaatagggacctATCAGTGTTCGTATCGGCCTGTAGCAGAGCGGCTTGTTTCCCCATCAGCTGCCGGTGGTTCCCTGATCTCAGCCGAACTGAGGGTGATTAATGTGGGCGAGACCCTCCGAACCTCTCGAGAGGACGATGAGGGCCACAGCCCAGAAAACAGTCAGCTGCATACTTTTAGCACACAGTCATCTTTCACTTCACCGAAAAGTGACAGGCTTGAAAAGCTGTGAGAAGTGTTGCAGCGACTATTATAGGCCGTTTACTACTTCACTTTACGAGCGTGTCATTTTCACGTCTCACACATCTCGTCATAAAAAACACcggaataaagaaaaaaaaatgcaggatGACGCTGTAGTTTAAAATCAGTGGTTTGAGCATATGTGCATAATCGGATCATATATTTCATTCACGAATATTTTATAAGATCAACGgagaaatgcaaatgttttgtagatttctttttctttttatctagCCAGAGAATATTTGAccaatcaataaaacatattttggtaCACGCTGAAGGGAATGAGCTTCATTTGTAAAGGCTGAGAGCGCCATCTTGTGGTTTAATTAATCCaggcaggtaaaaaaaaaaagagtacttGATTATTTTTCCGGGTGGGGGGGCTCCAGTGAAGTAGCTGAAGTCATCGTAAGATCTTTATGaaggaatatttttttaaaaacatgtcgtTTCAGTTTGTAACCATGAGCATGTGAAAGTTATGAggcaaatatatttaaaactcACAATTAGATTAGAGCATTTCAAATAACATCCtggaatataaaatacaaacatgtggtgtgtgtgtgtgtgtgtggttgttcgAGGATGGGATTTAACGCTGGTGTTgattttctgtttctgtcattTCTACATGAAAAGTAAATTCCTATCTACTAAAAAGTTTGCATATTTTGACTTAGATTGGACGACATTATTGTCAGATATCTGTGATTTATGTCatgagcaaacacacaaacaaacaaaaggtgtTAATGTTACAGAATTGTCTTTACTGTGCTTTTACTCCAGCTCCCTCTCATTTCATAGCTAGCTCAATATCATTTGCTCTTTTATTAAATCccaaaatacatatacatattagaAAACAGACCAAAACAAGTGTTATAACTGATTTCATTACCTCAGGGACACTTGAATAGCCTTCATGTCAATCatgtcttctctttttttcagcaggttttcttcttctttactttattttgtaaacCATGTCACCCTGCCAGCAAGAAATGATCAGTGGTGTAAGTACCTAAGTTATCCTAAGTGAGTTAAGCTGCTGTCTGCTACTTTGCTTTAGTATTTCCAACCATATTCTGCCTACATTCAGTTGTTTAACTGTTCACATGACAGATACGTGTTACTCATCATACAAAACATTGACGTTAATGTTAACACTTGAAGAACTTTTTCTAATAATAGTAGCTAGGTACTTTTATTGAAGTGACATTTGGTGTGCACGTGTCTACAAAAGTAGAGTCCCACgcgaatataaaaaaaaaaatatatattaaattcaatcaactcttcctcttctttgtgCATCACGTCGCGATGAACACTGTTGGAATCTACAGGAAATAGACTCCGCCAAAATAAGACAGCAAATTACACCTGTATGTATCACGGGTAAATACAACTTaatcacaattaaaaaatgaaataatcctAAAAAAAACGATATATGTACAACTTCCCTCGAGCCTGAAATGGTTCTGTAAGATGAAGGAGCCGCACAGCACATAACTGAAAGTGGGAAATGTCCTCAGactaatgttaatgtattgACCGGCCATGTGTAACCCTTAAAATATATGTTGGCTGCAGTATGAAATATATAACTTCATcaatgtttttgcttttatttcatcGGCAGAAATGAAATCCAGATATTAAATAACTATATGCGATGTCTGAAAGGTTCATATTTATGAGGTCtttacagagaaagaaaacgaTGACATTAAAGTTAAACTGTTCAATGTTTTCTCTAAAACAGCTTAACTTGTTAAACGTTACCCTGTTAAGTACCGATAGTTGTGTTTTGGGGTTTCTTACCAGCTAAACTAGTGTTGTATTTCCtcaatttaataatatatagcTTCATGTTGTAATTATgtcaataatatataaaaaggtgttttcaagcaagttatatatatataatatatatatatatatatatatatatatatatatatatatatatatatatatatatatatatacagtccaAAGGGGGtaagaagacacaaagacataaagCTGTGTTTTTGTGGTTAGAGGATTAACAAGAAAGATGCAGTGATCCATTCTGTAGAAGAACTGACTATGTATTTGATTACATTATTGGTAACAAAAAACAATACTATTTGCATTTTTGCCATCTTATCTAAAAAATTAAACTGCAAATCCGTTTCTGTAGAATCTGTTTACGAAGagcatttaaattatttatacaGAATGGAACAAATAAGTGGAACTCAAAAGTCAAGCATGGGAAATGGGGACACGAAGCAATAACAAATCAAAACGAATGAACAAAAGACCAATTTAGCGGGTCAAAAAAATTATTCTGAAAGCCTGCCAAACATTCTGGTAATTTCCTCCCGACACCAGTGATTGTGCTTAGACTTTGAGTAAACACAAGGCTAATTCAGCCGGAGAGAGACGGGATGTTCTGCAGGTCAGCAGCTGTTGTCAACACGGGGTGAGGCACCGTGTGCACAAGAGTGAGAGCTTACTCAAATGTTAAGAAACTAATCACTGCACATATACAGTACGTGCACTCAGTAATGTATCACATGTTGACAGGATCCGGTTTGGTTTAAAATGATAATGTAGCTAAAAGTGCTCAAAGGCTTAAAGTGTGTCTTCTTGCTTGTGCCTCAGCTCTAAAAccgttgagaaccactgcagcAGGCTGTATGCAtgctctgaatgtgtgtgcgtgtgcgtgcgtgtgtgtgttagtgtctTTGTAGGATTGGCTGTCTCAGACACAGCTCACTGCTTCCAGAGACGATGGGCATCTGGTTCTCCATGTGGAATCGCACCAGGTGACCAACACTCAGGAACACCTGATCGCGGGTTCGCACCTGgttacacaacaaacacagacacggtTAAAACATTAAAGCCCGCTGCCATGTGGCTCTCCgcatgctttgtgtgtttgaaaTCTCACCTGCCCATGTGGGTCCACCAGCAGGAGGTGGCGCACGGTGGCTCCCTCCATCCCGCTGAGTACAAACTGACCAGAGGCGGAGCTGCTCTCTCTGACCAGAAAATCCCCGCTACAGGTGAGAAGCGACTCCGCCTGCTCCCTTCCTAATCTGGGATGGAGGACAGACACAACTGAGAAAGGTATACATCAGGAGGTAATTAGTGAAGGACAGGGATGTTGATTACCTACCTGCCGTGGAACCAGACTTCCTCCTGGATCAGGTCCTGGATCCGTGTCTCCGAGAAAGGAACGCACTGTTCAGCACTGATCTCAGATACGACTGGGTCTGATGAAGAAACAATAGAGGAAGAATATCCATAAGGATGGGTTGCTCCAATCAgataatatcatatatataatatgtattaccTATGCTGTTGTACCAAATCTATACACTTGGTGTTAATAGGGTTAGTTCTAAACCTTTCTTAAAGTCTAATCGTACTTGGAAACTACTTTCAGATCAGCTCCAGTTTGCAAAACTCAGATATTTTAATAGAGAAAATGGCAGATTCAACCCTGTTGAGTTTCATAACCATTCTGCATGTTTAAGTCACTGCAGCATCAGCAAAGATGCTGCATTAAGGTTGACTTACTTATCAGGTTTTCATTCAAATTACGCAGCACAGATTGATTTGATCTGGTTTAATGTTAAACAATGTTTACTTGAAATACAATGAACCCTACTTTTGGTTTTAACTGCACTTTCTCGTCCACATAGAAACACAAAGTAGTGgttacatacaaacacattgcagtttagtattttacctgcaggtggagctggagCTTCTTCTGTGATGGAGCAATTCTCATACAGCGAAAGAGGCTGAGACGAACAAACCTGCAACAGATGAGTCATACAGACGAGATcggtgcgtgtgcatgtgtgcacgcaGAAGCAGTGATGACATAAAGGTTCGAGACATGTGCTCGTGACCGGAAAGTGGCAGACTTAATTCCCCAGACGAGCACAATAACTCTGGGAAGTTATTACCAATAACTGAGGTGTCCTTGAACAAGCCCAACTGCTTCTGCAGATGAAATGACATAATTCATCTCTTTTCACGTATAAAATGATCTTTTGGGTGTCATAAAAGAAAGCTTTCTTCAAAGTAAGCAGTCTATTACTGAAATGTACAGTGACGCGTATAAAAACCACTGTAACATTTACAACTCCACTGCTGCGGAGGAAATTAAGAGTGGGCTATAATACAATAAACTGTGTATGCACACATGCAATCACTTCATGTCACAagcagaacaagaacaagaatgATTGGCATCAACCAAATGGCGTTAGCTCATATTTGACCACAAAATCATCTTACTTGTTTCTGAAGCTTTCGACCATATTTAATGGCCTTCCTCAGTGGATGGAGTTAATAAGTCATTCTGTAAGTATAATATCATATATAGTCTATGCTTATATGATATAATGTTAATACATGATATGATTATTATGCATGGATAATAAAGTATATAGTCTATGCTTATATGATATCATTATCATGTTAAATCCTTTAATCATGAGAGAATTACTAaaccatctccatgacaacagaATGACTTAATATactgaggaggaccaggagatgtggttgaaagctTTAGAACAAAGTTggacttgttgttgttctagTCTCCCTGCAGCTGACTAAATGTTCATGTTAATGTCACCCCCAACATGTCAGGATCCGGTTTGCTCTCCTCGCTGGTGATCCGCAGGTTCTCTAttccaccagcagggggcgtcTTTCCGGGGATCACGTTGTAGTAGTCCCGGTGCTCGCGGGCTTTACCGTCCCGCGTGGCCTTCTGGTCCGTTATCGTCTCCTCTGCGCTCCATTTGTGACACACCCTCACTGCCGACCTGCAGAGAGTCACATGACGTCACATCACGGTGACCTGCCTGAGACTTCACTTCTGTTACTAtcatgcacaacacacacacaccctcactgcCGACCTGCAGAGAGTCACATGACGTCACATCACGGTGACCTGCCTGAGACTTCACTTCTGTTACTAtcatgcacaacacacacacaccctcactgcCGACCTGCAGAGAGTCACATGACGTCACATCACGGTGACCTGCCTGAGACTTCACTTCTGTTACTAtcatgcacaacacacacacaccctcactgcCGACCTGCAGAGAGTCACATGACGTCACATCACGGTGACCTGCCTGAGACTTCACTTCTGTTACTAtcatgcacaacacacacacaccctcactgcCGACCTGCAGAGAGTCACATGACGTCACATCACGGTGACCTGCCTGAGACTTCACTTCTGTTACTAtcatgcacaacacacacacaccctcactgcCGACCTGCAGAGAGTCACATGACGTCACATCACGGTGACCTGCCTGAGACTTCACTTCTGTTACTAtcatgcacaacacacacacacacacacacacacacacacacacacacacacacacacacacacacacacacacacacacacacacacacacacacacacacacacacacacacacacacacacacacacacacacacacacacacacacacacacacacacacacacacgcagagtcacatgacatcacagtgacgtGCCTGAGACTTCACTTCTGTTActatcatgcacacacacacgcacacactcaaatcATATGGATTTTTTCATTACTGATTAATCTGCCAATATTTTCtcagattgattgattaatcaaacaaagaaaaatataaaatgtcaacattggAGTAGCAGGTACGAGCAAATGTTTGGCTTGAAAGAAAATATCTCAAATGAGAGTAAAATCCTACTCGATTatcaaaaatgtcataaaaagagGGCCCAAGAATAAGGGCCCTCTGGATCAAACTCTAAAATAACTATATtgaaaaagacagagaaaataatgattggctaaattgcactgaaatacacaataaacacaccAACAAGGACAACCTGGGATTGCTGGAGAGCAGCGATGGCGTGTGGTTGAGAAGTTGTCGGAAACGAGTCTCGAAGGCCTGACCGATGCTGTTGATGACCTCACCGGCACGACCCCTCGGACACTCCAGGATGTGACATGctgtcagggagagagaggggggggaggagagggagtgggagagagagggatgggggagggagagagagagagagaaagagagagagagggagggatgggggagagagagagagaaaggggaagaggaagggagagagggggagagatcaagagagagacatgtctTTATCCATAATAATGACAGTTTAAAGGTTGTCTGTTTACACAATAAAGGTCGTAATACAGAGCTCATCATAATGTGAAATTAAACTGCTCTACCTCTCTGATTGACGAGGTCCTTGGCAACATAAGCGATGTAATCAGCCATGTCCTGCAAACAATTAGGGAGAAAGATTATAACAAGAAAACTATGAAAGCCTTGTTGAACACTGTGGCCACAGATGGCAACTGAAGTAGCAAGCGTGTTAAATTGAGTAATGTGCCATTTATTACCCCAAAATTCcacttttcatttgaaaaagaaaaatacggTCACAAATAAACCTCCTGACTGCGTTGTTGTGTTCTCCAGTTTATAACCTGTGCATCCGGTGGGTTTATGCTCTATAGCTCATGATTTAATCATGGGaaacacagcagacattttCAGTGAGCTGGCCGTCCATGTGTATTCTGTTTAATTAATTCACTTCTTATCGGTGGTTCTCTAATACAAGAGCAGAGTCAGCGGAATATGTTTCACCATGAAGCCTCTGTGGCAGATTGATTTTAATTCCCCCGCTATCTTCTATGTGTCCAAGCCAACTGAGCCGAGGCTTAGAGCGCACTACAAGATTATTTGAGCTAATTAATTAAACAGCCAGCTATAATCCCATCCACGGCTTCGATGGTGTTGTGTTTCCCAGAGAGAAAcggccttcctcttctctctaaTCTTTGGCCAGAGCGACGTCGCAGTATcacaatggaaataaaatattgaacACAGTGtgtacccagcatgcatttgtGAATAATGGAGTTCATGAACACAAACCAAATCAACAGTTTTTGTTAGTCAAGCACTTTGCAAGCAGGATATGACCTAGACAGCAGCTGATGACTGACGTGTCCTGCCGGCTGTTCAGACATTAACAGCATTGAttattgttgttggtgttttacTCAGGATGAATAACCCAAATTCTTTCATATGGAAATAATGCGAGAATTGGAAGGAAAGATCATTAAGACAGATGAGAGTAAATAGTTTGAAACAAACTCGGATTATTTTGCTGGAACATCAGAGAAATCTTAATTATGAGGGCACTTTGTTGCCACATTGATAAGTGCAGACAATAAAAGATGCTTGGAAAGTAAACTAAATCAAAGCAAGCAGCAATATTGCTTCTTTGCAATGTTCGAAATGTTTGAATCAAATTCAAAATATTAGGCATCAGATATTCTCAATAATATAAACTGCTTGAGATAACTTATTCATCATGACCAATGATACTTTTACATGCTTTACTTCCGTTTTTGTACTGCAGTCATCTAGAATCTactcttaaaggaacagtgtgtaacatttagggggatttattggcagaacatatatattatatatataataatcatgatTATGTTTTAGTAGAGTATTCagatgcaatctgcaacctcgtCACTAGATATCAATCAAtcatacacacaatatatcatacacactgctcctttgaGTTTCTATTAActttaagagtttttttttttttttaaatcgaagGATTTTATAAATagctattgttttttttatttgggtcTGAAATTTTGACTTTTAGTGTCTTGATAAATACGGACCTCACACCACCAATTCAAAGTTGGGTTCGGAAATAATTCATTCCTCCACAAATGGCAGCAAACCAAGCAGTAAACAAGCAAAATCAAATTATTCActctctgtatgtatgtatgtatgtgtgtgtgtgtgtgtgtgtgtgtgtgtgtgtgcgtgcgtgcgtgcgtgcgtgcgtgcgtgttaaGTGTCCCTATCTGCACATGAACATGTTTGTTCATGTGAAACATTTGAGAACATGAACATACTGGATCTCCTCCCGAGGCAAAGGAAATGGCCTGCATGGGGTGGTGGGCAATCTTctgtggaggagaagagagagagaaagaaaaaaaaaaagaatgtttttttggttgttttttttgtatactcCGCATGCCTCAATAATTAAGACGTGTGACAGTTACAATTCAGTTTAGCGCGTCGAATCGGTCACCTGAAAGGAGGAGGCAGCGATCAGAGTCACGCTGTCGGTGGAGACGGTGAGGATGATTCTGCTCCCTGAAAACTGGAGGTTGATTTGACCCAGAAGAGCAGACAGCCCCTTGCAGACAGGCTGATGATGACACAAATATGTTAGGCTGGTTGGGTCGGTTGATTGCATgcggtgtgcgtgcgtgtgggtgtgtgtgtgtgtgtgtgtgtgtgtaccttacCCTTTTAGTTTTCACTGCTGATGTCCTCTCACACAGTCTGCTGATGgcctctctgcacacacacacaagcggaGGTTATAAGCATGTACactcacagacgcacacacacacacacacacacacacacacacacactccggacacagagacacttttgTGAAGACGTGATCCAGTGCACCCTGCTAACATGTGACTCGcatgtgagaacatgagaggaAGGAAACTACGTTACAAGAAGCTCAGCTACAGTACATCAGggaaatacaaatacactgtAGCATTACTTTTAAAAGTAGTACTATATTCAGTGGGGTACAgtttttgaggtacttgtactggtactgtatactgtaaatattgtactgtatACTCTACTACATTTATTCAACACTTGTAGTtactttacataaataaatgatgtgctCATATAATATAATGCAGTACTATACTAGTACTAATCTACCCAAAGCATCTACAATTGGCTCTACAACTCTAAAATACTCCTACATATATTTGTTAATTGTAAAAACAGAATAGCATATTGTTCGATACTGATACAACACTTTGAAAGGAGCCATTCTACATAATGAATACTTCTACTTttgatattattttacatttcgcTGATAATACTTCAGTAGTTTTactgaaataacatttttaatacttttacttctaATGTcgtatttctatatttctacttttacttaCTTATTCCACCACTGGGTTAGggtactccactacatttaagAGGGACATAATGTACTTATTACTTGTTTATTTGAGTAGTTATTGcagaataactttttttttttaaaacatacacactACCGAGCAATCAACTATCAAGTAGGTCAATGTTGGAAGAATATAACATtactaatacacacatttaagcACATTCTCTTACAAGCAAAAATCCTGCATTCAATATCCTACATAAGcaaaagtattatcagcaaCATGCACTTTTCAATTGAATATCTGTTTAACAAAGCTATTCATACATATACCCATTATATTGTATGTAATGGATTgaggtctctctccctccctccctccctctctctctctccctccctctctctctcctcttaaTAAGAGATCATTAGGAGGAAATTCATCTAATTGGATTTTCTGCCCCATCATTCAGCAGTGTTGTTGTGAACAGAGGTCGCTGTGTCCTTTGGCGTTTTGGCATCCTGCACAAGGATGTCAATATCAAATGATGCGGAGAAAGCCCCGGTTTATGaaacattatacatttaatttgatttcctcactttgaaacattattttcaaataAACCACACATGTCTCACTTGgcaaatatatgtatgtttcttcttttgtgtgtgtgtgtgtgtgtgtgtgtgtgtgtgtgtgtgtgtgtgtgtgtgtgtgtgtgtgtgtgtgtgtgtgtgtgtgtgtgtgtgtgtgtgtgtgtatgtgtatgtgtgtgtgtgtgtatgtgtatgtgtatgtgtgcgtgtgtgtgtgtggtagttgTTGGACTTCCTACCGTGTGACTTTCATTCTCATATCAAAGTGGAGGGTTCTCATGGACTGGGTCACTTCCACACTACCCATGTACtaggaaaacacaacaaaacaacagttaGTCACTGATTGCAATGTAAAGTAATTCAGCCACAATAAAAGACGCATGTGGTCTCAGACAGAGTGCTGACGTCGGCAATGTTTCCGCCCTGTTTCTCCTCGATGGAAATGGGGTTGAAAGATA containing:
- the LOC117747334 gene encoding SHC-transforming protein 4-like, with translation MRAQTSPRFKSQTGLFPGMLKRTKYSRLRNDSLTSLEDRPQRMRPSKRDLCLDSDFAQLDPGAPTHHGPSTLRDFIPRVANIRLQSPISLRGLRGKTNSDRDRTINGHTDRPSWGSGPDQRCCSQPSLNVPPSTGLTHSALRCTKRPITLHRITSLPWTPECPHCSQHRHSLCLLKTSPAADDCTVVGTASRKVHHHIKYMGSVEVTQSMRTLHFDMRMKVTREAISRLCERTSAVKTKRPVCKGLSALLGQINLQFSGSRIILTVSTDSVTLIAASSFQKIAHHPMQAISFASGGDPDMADYIAYVAKDLVNQRACHILECPRGRAGEVINSIGQAFETRFRQLLNHTPSLLSSNPRSAVRVCHKWSAEETITDQKATRDGKAREHRDYYNVIPGKTPPAGGIENLRITSEESKPDPDMLGVCSSQPLSLYENCSITEEAPAPPADPVVSEISAEQCVPFSETRIQDLIQEEVWFHGRLGREQAESLLTCSGDFLVRESSSASGQFVLSGMEGATVRHLLLVDPHGQVRTRDQVFLSVGHLVRFHMENQMPIVSGSSELCLRQPILQRH